A region of the Thermoanaerobaculum aquaticum genome:
GCTGGCCGCCTCGGGCTTGGAAATCAAGAGCATTAAGGACGTCACCCCCATTCCTCACAACGGTTGCCGTCCGCCCAAGCGGCGCAGGGTGTAAAGGTTTAAGGAGGAACACGTGGCAAGGTACACAGGACCGGTTTGCAAGCTTTGCCGGCGGGAAGGCATGAAGCTCTTCCTCAAGGGGGAGCGGTGCTTTAAGGAAAAGTGCGCGGTGGAGCGGCGGGCTTACGCCCCTGGGGAGCACGGGAAGCGCCGCAACAAGATGCAGCCCTACGGCCTGCAGCTGCGGGAAAAGCAAAAAGTGCGTCGCGTTTACGGCGTGCTGGAGGCCCAGTTCCGGCGCTACTTTGAAGAGGCGGCGCGGCAAAAGGGCGTCACCGGCGAGAACCTGCTCCGCCTGTTGGAGCTGCGCCTGGACAACGTGGTGTACTCGCTGGGCTTTGCGTCTTCCCGGGCCCAGGCCCGGCAGCTGGTGCGACACGGGCACATCCTGGTCAACGGGCGGAAGGTCAACATTCCGTCGTTCTCCGTGAAGCCGGGCATGGAAATCGCGCTGCGCGAGAAGATGCGCTCCAACCTCTTCGTTCAGGAAGCGCTGGAAACCGCCCAGGCCCGGGGCGTGCCCCCGTGGCTGGAGCTGGATGCCGAAAACTTCAAGGGGAAGGTCCTGGCCCTGCCCACCCGCAGCGACATCCGCACGCCGGTACAAGAGCAACTGATCGTCGAGCTGTACTCGCGGTAAGGAGGGGTCATGAGAACCTTGGAAATTGTTAAGCCCCAAAGCGTGGAGTTTGACCGCAAGGCCTCCACGACCACCTATGGGGTTTTCACAGCACAGCCCTTTGAGCGCGGCTGGGGGGTGACGGTGGGCAACGCCCTCCGTCGCATCCTGCTGTCGTCCATTGAAGGTGCGGCGGTGACCGCGGTGCGCATCAACGGCGTGGCTCACGAGCTGGACAGCGTCCCCGGCCTGGTGGAGGACGTCACCGACTTCATCCTCAACCTCAAGCGGGTGCCGCTGCGGCTGCACTCGGGGGTGAAAACCACCGCCACCATTTCCGTCACCGGCCCGGGAACCATCACCGCTGCCGACATTAAGGCCGGCTCCGAGCTGGAGGTGGTGGATCAAAGCGTGTATCTGGGCCAGCTTTCGGAGAAAACCAAGCTGGAGGCCGAGCTCATCATTGAGCGCGGGCGCGGGTGGGTCCCTTCGGAGGAGCGGCGGGATGAGGAGCGGGGCATTGGCTTTATCCCTGTGGATGCTTCCTTCTCACCGGTGCGGAAGGCCAACTTCCGCATTGAGCCGGCCCGTGTGGGGCAAGCCACCGACTACGAAAAGCTGATCCTGGAAATTTGGACTAACGGCGCCATCACCCCACACACTGCCCTGGTGGAAGCGGCGCAGCTCCTTTCCGAGCATCTGGCCATCTTTGGGACTCAGGCGCCGCTGGCAGCAGCGGCGGCGGGCGGAGCTGCCGGGAAGCTGGGGCAGGGGATTGAGGTCCTGGAGCTCGCCAAGGCCACGGAAACGGCCTTGCGCAACGCCGGCATTCTCACCCTCCGCGACCTGGTGGCACGCACCGAGGATGAGCTTCTGGAGCTGCCGCGGCTGGGTAAAACCGCCGTGAGCGCCATCAAAAAGGCCTTGGACCGCGAGGGGCTGGCCCTGGGCATGCCCGTTTCGGGCGCGTAACGGAACATAAGGAGGCGAACCATGCGACACAACCGCGCTGGCAGAAAGCTCGGCCGCGTTTCCGAACACCGGCGGGCCCTGTTCCGCAACCAGTTGCTTTCGCTTATAAAGCACGAGCGCATCATCACCACCTTGCCCAAGGCCAAGGAGCTTCGGCCCATTGCCGAACGCATGGTGACCTTGGGGCGCAAGAACTCGGTTCACGCCCGTCGTTTGGTGAACCGCTGGATTTCCGATCGGGACCTCATCAAGAAGCTGTTTTCGGAAATCGCCCCCCGCTTTGCCACCCGCCCCGGCGGTTACACCCGGATTGTGAAGCTCGGACCTCGCAAGGGCGATGGGGCCGAGCTGGCCATCCTGGAGTTCGTGGATTACAAGCTGCCGGAAGCCAAGAAGGCCAAGGAAGCGAAAGAAGAAAAGGCCAAGGAAAAGAGCGCCTAAGTTGGGCGTGGGTGGCGCTAAAAAATCTGGGGACTGAGCCGATGAACCTGAAAAAGGTCGTATTGGCTTTGCTGCTTCTCCTGGGGATAGGGGTCCCCCAGGTGGGTGCGGTTTCCATGGGGCTGCCAGCGCTCACCCCGGATTTGAGCGTTTTGCCGCTCTACAGCTTCCGGATTGATTTTGGGGCCCTGACCGTGTTGCAAATGCGTTCCCTGCGCTCCCAGCGACCGGGCGACCTTTGGGGGCCGTACCTGGCCATTACCTACGGGGCGGCGCCCAACGCTGAGCTTTCGGTGGACGGCATGATTTACAAAGTTTTCGAACCTGAACGGGGCAAGGGTTCCAGCGCCGTGGGCGACTTTGCGGTTTGGGGGAAGTTCATCCTGGGCGATGCCCGAGAGCGCTTGAAGTACGGGGTGCGGTTCGGCGCCAAGCTGCCCAACACCCCCTCCAACAAGGACTTCGGCACCAACCAAACGGACTTCTTCATGCACGTTTTTGCCGGTGCTCCTTTCCGCGGCTGGGAAGTGTCGGCCTTTGGGGGGATCGGCATCCTGGAGCGCCCCCGCGGCGAGGAGTCCCAGGACGACATCGCCATGGTGGGTGTGCTGGGGAAGCGGCCTTTCGGCAAGGGAACCCTTCGCGTGGAAGCCCAGGGTTTTACCAAATCGCGAATTTACGGGGACAACTGGGCTCTGGCGGCCAACCTGGAATGGCCCGTTTCGCCTTCCTTTGCCGTCCTCGGTGGCGGCCAAATTTCCAAAGGCCGCTTTTACGGTTCCGGCGAGATCCGCATCGGCCTCGTGGCCCGGTTTTAGAGCAAACCCAACATCCGCAACCCTCCCCCCGGTAAAACACCGGGGTTTTTTTGTTTCTCCTTGGTAGCCGACCCGTCACTGCAGGAACAGGCCTTCGGCCCCCTTGACACCGGATTTGATCTCTTGTATAACCATATGGTGATGGAGGGAGCATGAGACGTGGAGTTTGGATGCTCGTGTGTTCTTTGGGGCTTTGGGCCAGCAGCACATGGGCCCGGGAGTTGAGCCTGGAAGAAGCCATGCGTCTGGCGCGGGAGCGGCAAGCCACGGTGC
Encoded here:
- the rpsD gene encoding 30S ribosomal protein S4, with product MARYTGPVCKLCRREGMKLFLKGERCFKEKCAVERRAYAPGEHGKRRNKMQPYGLQLREKQKVRRVYGVLEAQFRRYFEEAARQKGVTGENLLRLLELRLDNVVYSLGFASSRAQARQLVRHGHILVNGRKVNIPSFSVKPGMEIALREKMRSNLFVQEALETAQARGVPPWLELDAENFKGKVLALPTRSDIRTPVQEQLIVELYSR
- a CDS encoding DNA-directed RNA polymerase subunit alpha translates to MRTLEIVKPQSVEFDRKASTTTYGVFTAQPFERGWGVTVGNALRRILLSSIEGAAVTAVRINGVAHELDSVPGLVEDVTDFILNLKRVPLRLHSGVKTTATISVTGPGTITAADIKAGSELEVVDQSVYLGQLSEKTKLEAELIIERGRGWVPSEERRDEERGIGFIPVDASFSPVRKANFRIEPARVGQATDYEKLILEIWTNGAITPHTALVEAAQLLSEHLAIFGTQAPLAAAAAGGAAGKLGQGIEVLELAKATETALRNAGILTLRDLVARTEDELLELPRLGKTAVSAIKKALDREGLALGMPVSGA
- the rplQ gene encoding 50S ribosomal protein L17; this encodes MRHNRAGRKLGRVSEHRRALFRNQLLSLIKHERIITTLPKAKELRPIAERMVTLGRKNSVHARRLVNRWISDRDLIKKLFSEIAPRFATRPGGYTRIVKLGPRKGDGAELAILEFVDYKLPEAKKAKEAKEEKAKEKSA